Proteins encoded together in one Corallococcus soli window:
- a CDS encoding sigma 54-interacting transcriptional regulator: protein MSSQLPNVRETRPLGGMGSEPSDSGSGAAYLLIMEGDSSWRFALPAEGSVLVGREEPADLLLKDESVSRRHARILVTEEGARVVDLGSHNGTQVNGRQVEGAHLLLSGDVLSFGGVVAVVRARARSVTVRRTLEAERLMAHLREEVDRALRYGRPLSVLVLALPEPVSGGRESVEALLTAEAGPAEAVGWLDAAHLLCVLPEVSGEPGEEGLGERMEALLAACPRARLGTAACPTDGCDADTLVAVARSAAQAAKPGRAAAAAEGTTRLDLAGRSVLVADPAMSQLYALLRRLAASELPVLVCGETGVGKENAAFAVHHWSRRGSGPFIAVNCAALPEGLVESELFGNEKGAFTGATTARAGLLESAQGGTVFLDEVGELPASAQAKLLRALEVRRITRVGDTRERPIDLRVVAATHRDLEAEVVAGRFRQDLYFRLGAATVLLPPLRERPREVPLLARDFLSRACVSLGRPELVLAADTLLALSRHAWPGNVRELRNLMDYVAAAVAGDVVEPHHLPPRMMGRKGAAAPGPEGATEAGRAAPAMEAGAPEGARLPLAQELRELERRRMMEALEAAEGVQTKAAALIGMPIRTFSFKLKQLGVQVKPGRRSPATE, encoded by the coding sequence ATGTCCTCCCAGCTCCCCAATGTTCGTGAGACCCGCCCGCTCGGAGGGATGGGTTCGGAGCCCTCTGACTCCGGTTCGGGTGCTGCCTACCTCCTGATCATGGAGGGTGATTCCTCGTGGCGCTTCGCGCTGCCGGCTGAGGGCTCGGTGCTGGTGGGGCGGGAGGAGCCCGCGGACCTGCTGCTGAAGGACGAGAGCGTCTCGCGACGGCATGCCCGCATCCTGGTGACGGAGGAGGGGGCGCGGGTCGTGGACCTGGGCAGTCACAACGGGACGCAGGTCAACGGCCGGCAGGTGGAGGGGGCGCACCTGCTGCTGTCCGGGGACGTGCTGTCCTTTGGCGGGGTGGTGGCGGTGGTGCGCGCCCGCGCCCGTTCGGTGACGGTCCGGCGCACGCTGGAGGCCGAGCGGCTGATGGCGCACCTGCGCGAGGAGGTGGACCGCGCGCTGCGCTACGGCCGGCCGCTGTCGGTGCTGGTGCTGGCGCTGCCGGAGCCCGTCTCCGGAGGCCGTGAGTCGGTGGAGGCGCTGCTGACGGCGGAGGCCGGGCCCGCGGAGGCGGTGGGCTGGCTGGATGCCGCGCACCTGCTGTGCGTGCTGCCGGAGGTGTCCGGCGAGCCGGGCGAGGAAGGCCTGGGCGAGCGCATGGAGGCGCTGCTGGCGGCGTGTCCCCGGGCGCGGCTGGGCACGGCGGCCTGCCCCACGGATGGGTGTGACGCGGACACGCTGGTGGCGGTCGCGCGTTCGGCGGCCCAGGCCGCGAAGCCGGGACGCGCGGCGGCGGCGGCCGAGGGGACGACGCGGCTGGACCTGGCCGGGCGCTCGGTGCTGGTGGCGGACCCCGCCATGTCCCAGCTCTACGCGCTCCTGCGCAGGCTGGCGGCCAGCGAGCTGCCGGTGCTGGTGTGTGGGGAGACGGGCGTGGGCAAGGAGAACGCCGCGTTCGCCGTGCACCACTGGTCGCGCCGGGGCTCCGGACCGTTCATCGCCGTGAACTGCGCCGCGCTCCCGGAGGGGCTGGTGGAGAGCGAGCTGTTCGGCAATGAGAAGGGGGCCTTCACGGGCGCGACCACCGCGCGCGCGGGCCTGCTGGAGAGCGCGCAGGGCGGCACCGTCTTCCTCGACGAGGTGGGTGAGCTGCCTGCGTCCGCGCAGGCCAAGCTCCTGCGTGCGCTGGAGGTGCGTCGCATCACGCGCGTGGGAGACACGCGCGAGCGGCCCATCGACCTGCGGGTGGTGGCGGCCACGCACCGCGACCTGGAGGCGGAGGTGGTGGCGGGGCGCTTCCGGCAGGACCTGTACTTCCGCCTGGGCGCGGCCACGGTGTTGCTGCCGCCCCTGCGCGAGCGTCCCCGCGAGGTGCCGCTCCTGGCGCGCGACTTCCTGTCCCGCGCATGTGTGTCATTGGGGCGGCCGGAGCTGGTGCTGGCCGCGGACACGTTGCTCGCGCTGTCGCGCCACGCCTGGCCCGGCAACGTGCGCGAGCTGCGCAACCTGATGGACTACGTCGCCGCGGCGGTGGCGGGCGACGTGGTGGAGCCGCACCACCTTCCTCCGCGCATGATGGGCCGCAAGGGGGCCGCCGCGCCGGGACCCGAGGGCGCGACGGAGGCTGGACGCGCGGCTCCGGCGATGGAGGCCGGGGCCCCGGAGGGGGCGCGGCTTCCCCTGGCGCAGGAGCTGCGCGAGCTGGAGCGCCGTCGGATGATGGAGGCGTTGGAGGCGGCGGAGGGCGTGCAGACGAAGGCCGCGGCGCTCATCGGCATGCCCATCCGCACGTTCTCCTTCAAGCTGAAGCAGCTGGGCGTGCAGGTGAAGCCCGGACGTCGGAGCCCCGCGACCGAATGA
- a CDS encoding nSTAND1 domain-containing NTPase — MSESSGPLLEPPREFEEYRLLRPLGQGTMGQVFLAQDTLLDRQVAVKFIATPAGRLPDAAARARFFQEARAIARLQHPNVVAIHRVGEVRGQPYLVSELIRGQSLDQLVRPVEGSRVLRFGIDLARGLAAAHRRGILHRDLKPANAVLSEDGDVKLLDFGLAEWSGWTEPVAAPPTMQGERDDAERVPVGHPLQGQALDARPLPTGAQAQAAPEAQAGDARHGRAPGLADARATQDVQLPPGGAADTAQAGARATQDSQPRSLAAADTAQAGARATHDSQPRPLAAADTARADARATQDFHPSPARLSVLGGGDRQPPRSAHTAASHAAVLAPEGETPMPEHVALLGTPLYLAPELWRGEPASRASDVYAMGVLLYELCAGFAPYDGVPLEELGRAVREQPPRPLADVAPALPPGLAAVVDRCLARDPAHRFASGDALRGALEALSLPSRAGALPTGNPYRGLQPFEAAHRGVFFGREGEVREVLDRLRGDAFVLLAGDSGVGKSSLCRAGILPALVASAGSSERGTHWAVVSCTPGRRPLDSLVEALAPLLGVPAEALLAAVEAEEGGALARALRRRPAHAPQVLLFVDQLEELVTFSEPAQSARLAEELALVIRRAPRTRVLATARSDCLTRLVALPGLGDEVPRALHLLRALSEQGLREAVVGPARALGVRFESPELEQALVTAAARTDGGLPLLQFTLAALWDARDRERGLIPAAALETLGGVEGALARHADAVVARLRPEQRPRARELLLELVTPEGTRLRRGVAELLRGPDDAAGRAVLEGLVQGRLLTAGEGEGGEGVYTLAHESLLTGWDTLRGWMGEDEQRRAVRHRLERAAAEWDRLGRPVELLYTGRQLAEAADVGARPGRSRDADFLARSRQVTRRRRAVRWTAAIAAPLTLLGAVVVTRLQARAQLEARIAQQLRDARSAVTAAHTADVEAERLRTDAFALFDAPGRSNRDAAEKVWTQALEVERVAEAEALQALSTLETAWGLDPGRANVREFLADLLAERVARAALHQQPEAREQWLKRLALYDISGARRAELSAPASLTLQTSPPGARVRLLGPGPEAAVSPGLDLGPAPVREAGLAPGSHVLLLEAPGRAPVRAPLLLRPGEALTLDLRLPPVSAVPEGFVYVPPGRFLQGAAESEYLRRNFFYAAPLHETRTEGFLIARHEVTFGDYMAFLASLPAKERALRRPGNRQSLTMVELVEEPGGRWRLELSPASARYRVREGEPVRYGKRDRRAVQDWRRFPVSAISFDDAQAYTAWLDRTGRVPGARLCTEREWERAARGADGRRYPSGDALEADGANVDRTYGREPQGFGPDEVGSHPRSRSPFGVDDLAGNVWEWTRSDVVPGQPSAQGGSWYQSDLTAHSANRDVVEPTQREALMGMRVCATPRF; from the coding sequence ATGAGCGAGTCTTCCGGTCCGCTGCTGGAGCCTCCGCGCGAGTTCGAGGAGTACCGGCTGCTGCGGCCCCTGGGCCAGGGGACGATGGGGCAGGTGTTCCTGGCGCAGGACACGCTGCTGGACCGGCAGGTGGCGGTGAAGTTCATCGCCACGCCCGCGGGCCGGCTGCCGGACGCGGCGGCCCGCGCGCGCTTCTTCCAGGAGGCGCGCGCCATCGCCCGGCTCCAGCATCCGAACGTGGTGGCCATCCACCGCGTGGGCGAGGTGCGCGGCCAGCCGTACCTCGTGTCGGAGTTGATCCGGGGGCAGTCGCTCGACCAGCTGGTCCGACCGGTGGAGGGGAGCCGGGTGCTGCGGTTCGGCATCGACCTGGCGCGAGGGCTGGCCGCCGCCCACCGTCGAGGCATCCTCCACCGCGACCTCAAGCCCGCGAACGCCGTGCTGTCGGAGGACGGCGACGTGAAGCTGCTCGACTTCGGGCTCGCGGAGTGGAGCGGGTGGACGGAGCCTGTCGCGGCTCCGCCGACGATGCAGGGGGAGCGGGACGACGCGGAGCGGGTCCCCGTGGGCCATCCGCTCCAGGGCCAGGCCCTTGATGCGCGCCCGTTGCCGACCGGTGCGCAGGCGCAGGCGGCCCCGGAGGCTCAGGCGGGTGATGCACGACACGGGCGAGCGCCCGGTCTCGCGGACGCGCGAGCGACGCAGGACGTCCAACTTCCGCCCGGTGGCGCTGCCGACACGGCGCAGGCTGGCGCGCGTGCGACGCAGGACTCCCAGCCACGGTCCCTCGCCGCTGCCGACACGGCGCAGGCTGGCGCGCGTGCGACGCACGACTCCCAGCCACGGCCCCTGGCTGCTGCCGATACGGCGCGGGCTGACGCGCGTGCGACGCAGGACTTCCATCCGTCGCCTGCGCGTCTCTCCGTCCTCGGGGGAGGGGACCGTCAGCCGCCGCGCAGCGCACACACGGCCGCATCCCATGCGGCGGTTCTCGCGCCCGAGGGCGAGACCCCCATGCCGGAGCACGTCGCGCTCCTGGGCACGCCGCTCTACCTGGCCCCCGAGCTCTGGCGAGGCGAACCCGCGAGCCGGGCCAGTGACGTCTACGCCATGGGCGTGCTGCTCTATGAGCTGTGCGCGGGCTTCGCGCCCTACGACGGCGTGCCCTTGGAGGAACTGGGCCGCGCCGTGCGGGAGCAGCCCCCGCGCCCGCTCGCGGACGTGGCGCCCGCGCTCCCGCCGGGACTGGCGGCGGTGGTGGACCGGTGCCTGGCCCGGGACCCCGCCCACCGCTTCGCTTCCGGCGACGCCCTGCGCGGAGCCCTCGAAGCGCTGAGCCTTCCTTCCCGCGCGGGCGCGCTGCCCACCGGCAATCCCTACCGGGGGCTCCAGCCCTTCGAGGCCGCGCACCGGGGCGTCTTCTTCGGCCGTGAAGGCGAAGTGCGCGAAGTGCTGGACCGCCTGCGGGGCGACGCCTTCGTCCTGCTCGCGGGTGACTCGGGCGTGGGCAAGTCCTCGCTGTGCCGTGCCGGCATCCTGCCCGCCCTCGTCGCCAGCGCCGGATCCTCGGAGCGCGGGACGCACTGGGCCGTCGTCTCGTGCACGCCCGGCCGCCGCCCGCTGGACTCCCTGGTGGAGGCCCTGGCCCCGCTGCTCGGAGTGCCGGCCGAAGCCCTGCTCGCGGCCGTGGAAGCGGAAGAAGGCGGCGCCCTGGCGCGCGCCCTGCGCCGCCGCCCCGCCCATGCGCCCCAGGTGCTGCTCTTCGTCGACCAGCTCGAGGAGCTCGTCACCTTCTCGGAGCCCGCGCAGTCGGCGCGGCTCGCCGAGGAGCTGGCGCTGGTGATCCGGCGGGCGCCTCGCACGCGGGTGCTGGCCACCGCGCGCAGCGACTGTCTCACCCGGCTGGTGGCCCTGCCCGGCCTGGGCGACGAGGTGCCCCGCGCGCTGCACCTGCTGCGGGCCCTGTCCGAACAAGGCCTGCGCGAGGCCGTGGTCGGCCCGGCCCGCGCGCTGGGCGTGCGCTTCGAGTCACCGGAGCTGGAGCAGGCGCTCGTCACCGCCGCCGCCCGCACGGACGGAGGGCTGCCGCTGTTGCAGTTCACGCTCGCGGCGCTCTGGGACGCGCGCGACCGCGAGCGGGGCCTCATCCCCGCCGCCGCCCTGGAGACCCTGGGCGGTGTCGAAGGCGCGCTCGCCCGTCACGCGGACGCGGTGGTGGCCCGGCTGCGGCCCGAACAGCGCCCCCGCGCGCGCGAGCTGCTCCTGGAGCTCGTCACCCCCGAGGGCACACGCCTGCGCCGCGGCGTCGCGGAGCTGCTGCGGGGCCCGGACGACGCGGCGGGGCGCGCGGTGCTGGAGGGCCTGGTCCAGGGCCGGCTCCTCACCGCCGGCGAAGGCGAGGGCGGCGAGGGCGTCTACACGCTCGCCCACGAAAGCCTGCTCACCGGCTGGGACACGCTGCGCGGGTGGATGGGCGAGGACGAGCAGCGCCGCGCCGTGCGCCACCGCCTGGAGCGCGCCGCCGCTGAATGGGACCGCCTGGGCCGCCCGGTGGAGCTGCTCTACACGGGCCGGCAGCTCGCCGAGGCCGCCGACGTGGGGGCGCGGCCCGGCCGTTCGCGGGACGCCGACTTCCTGGCCCGCTCCCGGCAGGTCACCCGCCGCCGCCGGGCCGTGCGCTGGACGGCCGCCATCGCCGCGCCCCTGACGCTGCTGGGCGCGGTGGTCGTCACGCGCCTGCAGGCCCGGGCCCAGCTGGAGGCGCGCATCGCCCAGCAACTTCGCGATGCCCGGAGCGCCGTGACCGCCGCGCACACGGCGGACGTGGAAGCGGAGCGGCTGCGGACGGACGCGTTCGCGCTCTTCGATGCTCCTGGCCGCTCGAACCGGGACGCGGCGGAGAAGGTGTGGACCCAGGCCCTGGAGGTGGAGCGCGTGGCGGAGGCGGAGGCGCTCCAGGCCCTGTCCACGCTGGAGACCGCGTGGGGGCTGGACCCTGGCCGGGCCAACGTGCGGGAGTTCCTGGCGGACCTGCTGGCGGAGCGGGTGGCCCGCGCCGCGCTCCACCAGCAGCCCGAGGCCCGCGAGCAGTGGCTGAAGCGCCTCGCGCTGTATGACATCAGCGGGGCCCGCAGGGCGGAGCTGTCCGCGCCCGCGAGCCTCACCCTCCAGACGTCGCCCCCGGGCGCCCGCGTCCGACTGCTCGGCCCGGGACCGGAGGCCGCGGTGTCCCCGGGGCTGGACCTCGGGCCGGCCCCGGTGCGCGAAGCGGGCCTCGCGCCGGGCTCGCACGTGCTCCTGCTGGAGGCCCCGGGCCGGGCTCCCGTGCGCGCGCCCCTCCTGCTGCGCCCCGGCGAAGCGCTGACGCTGGACCTGAGGCTGCCCCCGGTGTCCGCGGTGCCCGAAGGCTTCGTCTACGTGCCGCCCGGCCGCTTCCTCCAGGGCGCGGCGGAGAGCGAATACCTGCGGCGGAACTTCTTCTACGCCGCCCCCCTGCACGAAACGCGGACGGAGGGCTTCCTCATCGCGCGGCACGAGGTGACGTTCGGTGACTACATGGCCTTCCTCGCGTCGCTGCCCGCGAAGGAGCGCGCCCTGCGCCGGCCCGGCAACCGTCAGAGCCTCACCATGGTGGAGCTGGTGGAGGAACCCGGGGGCCGCTGGCGTCTGGAGTTGAGCCCTGCCTCGGCGCGCTACCGGGTGCGGGAAGGGGAGCCCGTGCGCTACGGCAAGCGGGACCGGCGCGCGGTGCAGGACTGGCGCCGCTTCCCGGTGTCCGCCATCTCCTTCGACGACGCGCAGGCGTACACCGCGTGGTTGGACCGCACCGGCCGGGTGCCCGGGGCGCGCCTGTGCACGGAGCGCGAGTGGGAGCGGGCGGCCCGGGGCGCGGATGGGCGCCGCTATCCCAGCGGCGACGCCCTGGAGGCGGACGGCGCCAACGTCGACCGGACCTACGGCCGGGAACCCCAGGGCTTCGGCCCGGACGAGGTGGGCAGCCACCCGCGCTCGCGCAGTCCCTTCGGCGTGGACGACCTGGCCGGCAACGTGTGGGAGTGGACGCGCTCGGACGTGGTCCCCGGCCAGCCGTCCGCGCAGGGCGGAAGCTGGTACCAGAGCGACCTGACGGCCCACTCCGCGAACCGGGACGTGGTGGAGCCCACCCAGCGCGAAGCCCTCATGGGGATGCGCGTCTGCGCCACGCCGCGCTTCTGA
- a CDS encoding ADYC domain-containing protein: MKSASRLLPACLSVWFLVACDMSSPEGSLEAPVLVTQDFADGNDGSHSQGKQLHGTSLGSVAFANATLLRNGERRGVTLRLERGELVANLALSVQGTTASLQDCASPDQTGPERSCGLTVLGQGTCTPGARFTLSSGALCQGRQPGACQGAPVMRVCSGERPCEPHDNNFLVTGTPSCTSALCPTANVQCPASGVYTVLAGAYTPGTPWSLTLEASRGEFPTTHQELRGDGLVGLKMRSHDGAHMLEVTSAVNAEDVLIQESPGTWDPSGYTALYRVKSVGAQPLPNICNANPNPGGAEALVVPVRGLYDDFGNRTESTTAFTLACDHAVIAKCYRWGYKPWLDGAQAGPTTEAHWSCTRMARADYCGAGMSYTKDGTPIRLWDGMTPPINPPPANPIPQMSMWFEAGWKTDGAACLSHWRWRTLEASTCINLSWPKYDANGNVINDCKVVGNIEGCAAICDTAEEARHLYGAKVFNESEAN, translated from the coding sequence ATGAAGTCCGCCTCCCGCCTGCTCCCAGCGTGTCTGTCCGTCTGGTTCCTCGTCGCCTGCGACATGTCCTCGCCGGAGGGTTCCCTGGAGGCTCCCGTCCTGGTCACCCAGGACTTCGCGGACGGCAATGACGGCTCCCATTCGCAGGGCAAGCAACTGCATGGGACGTCGCTCGGGAGCGTGGCCTTCGCGAACGCCACCCTCCTGCGCAACGGGGAGCGGCGGGGGGTGACGCTGAGGCTGGAGAGGGGGGAGCTCGTCGCGAACCTGGCGCTGAGCGTGCAGGGCACCACCGCCAGCCTCCAGGACTGCGCGTCCCCGGACCAGACCGGACCGGAGCGCTCCTGTGGCCTGACGGTGCTGGGGCAGGGGACCTGCACGCCGGGCGCGCGGTTCACGCTGAGCAGCGGCGCCCTCTGTCAGGGCCGGCAGCCCGGAGCCTGCCAGGGTGCGCCCGTGATGCGGGTCTGCTCGGGGGAGCGGCCCTGTGAGCCCCACGACAACAACTTCCTCGTCACCGGGACCCCGTCCTGTACGTCGGCGCTGTGCCCCACCGCCAACGTCCAGTGTCCCGCGAGCGGCGTCTACACGGTGCTCGCCGGCGCCTACACGCCAGGGACGCCCTGGAGCCTGACGCTGGAGGCCAGCCGGGGCGAATTCCCCACGACGCACCAGGAGCTGCGGGGTGACGGGCTGGTGGGGCTCAAGATGCGCTCCCACGACGGCGCGCACATGCTGGAGGTGACGTCCGCCGTCAACGCCGAGGACGTCCTCATCCAGGAGTCTCCCGGGACGTGGGACCCCAGTGGCTACACCGCGCTGTACCGCGTGAAGTCCGTGGGCGCGCAGCCCCTGCCCAACATCTGCAACGCCAACCCGAACCCGGGCGGGGCGGAGGCCCTGGTCGTGCCGGTGCGGGGGCTCTACGACGACTTCGGCAACCGCACGGAGAGCACCACCGCCTTCACGCTGGCGTGTGACCATGCCGTCATCGCCAAGTGCTACCGCTGGGGCTACAAGCCGTGGCTGGACGGCGCCCAGGCGGGCCCGACGACCGAAGCGCATTGGTCCTGCACCCGCATGGCCCGCGCGGACTACTGCGGCGCCGGCATGTCCTACACGAAGGACGGCACCCCCATCCGCCTGTGGGATGGCATGACGCCGCCCATCAACCCGCCTCCCGCCAACCCCATCCCGCAGATGAGCATGTGGTTCGAGGCCGGGTGGAAGACGGACGGCGCCGCGTGCCTGAGCCACTGGCGCTGGAGGACCCTGGAGGCCTCCACCTGCATCAACCTGAGCTGGCCCAAGTACGACGCGAACGGCAACGTCATCAATGACTGCAAGGTCGTCGGCAACATCGAGGGCTGCGCGGCCATCTGCGACACCGCCGAGGAGGCGCGGCACCTGTACGGCGCGAAGGTCTTCAACGAATCCGAAGCCAATTGA
- a CDS encoding SRPBCC domain-containing protein: MKSTGNLKVSTPSDLELTMTRIFNAPRRLVFDAHTKPELLKRWLGVHRGWSMAVCEIDLRVGGAYRYVWRGPDRKDMGVSGIFREITSPERLVNTERFDDAWYTGEALNTLLLTEEGGKTTLTSTMRFESKAARDEVLRSPMEGGVASGYDMLEQLMSAQLDSPYGKEVAMIDTPRILQTQAQLTAVIPVTVPRAEIQQVMGPGISELMATVAGQGIKPAGPWFTHHLRITPDVFDFEICIPVTTPVKAAGRVRPGEWPAMKLVRTVYQGPYEGMGPAWAEFDAWIQQQGLQPAQDLWEVYVAGPESNPDPKTWRTELSRALLG; this comes from the coding sequence ATGAAGAGCACTGGAAACCTGAAGGTCTCCACGCCGAGTGACCTTGAGCTCACGATGACCCGGATCTTCAACGCGCCCCGCCGCCTGGTCTTCGACGCGCACACGAAGCCGGAGTTGCTCAAGCGCTGGCTCGGGGTGCACCGCGGCTGGTCGATGGCGGTCTGCGAGATAGACCTGCGCGTGGGCGGCGCCTATCGCTACGTGTGGCGGGGCCCCGACCGCAAGGACATGGGCGTGAGCGGGATCTTCCGCGAAATCACGTCGCCCGAGCGGCTGGTGAACACCGAGCGGTTCGACGACGCCTGGTACACGGGCGAAGCACTGAACACGCTGCTGCTCACCGAGGAGGGCGGGAAGACGACGCTCACGAGCACGATGCGGTTCGAGTCGAAGGCGGCCCGCGACGAGGTGCTGCGCTCGCCGATGGAGGGCGGCGTGGCCTCCGGCTACGACATGCTCGAACAACTGATGTCAGCCCAACTGGACTCCCCCTACGGCAAGGAAGTGGCAATGATTGACACACCGCGAATCCTCCAGACGCAAGCGCAGCTCACCGCGGTCATCCCCGTGACCGTTCCCCGCGCGGAGATCCAGCAGGTCATGGGGCCGGGCATCTCCGAGCTGATGGCCACGGTGGCCGGCCAGGGCATCAAGCCCGCGGGGCCGTGGTTCACGCACCACCTGCGCATCACCCCCGACGTCTTCGACTTCGAGATCTGCATCCCCGTCACCACCCCGGTCAAGGCCGCGGGCCGCGTCAGGCCCGGTGAGTGGCCCGCGATGAAGCTCGTGCGCACCGTCTACCAGGGCCCCTACGAGGGCATGGGCCCGGCCTGGGCCGAGTTCGATGCGTGGATCCAGCAGCAGGGGCTCCAGCCGGCCCAGGACCTCTGGGAGGTCTACGTCGCGGGCCCGGAGTCGAATCCGGACCCGAAGACGTGGCGCACGGAGCTGAGCCGCGCGCTCCTCGGCTGA
- a CDS encoding ArsR/SmtB family transcription factor, whose amino-acid sequence MEPIGYGTPSAGRLDATFAALADPTRRAILARLASGEASVSELAEPFAMSQPAISKHLKVLERAGLISRGRDAQRRPRRLEAAPLAEATGWLENYRQFWEENFQALDAVLEDLKAQASRSPTPRKRRKQP is encoded by the coding sequence ATGGAACCTATTGGTTATGGAACGCCCTCCGCCGGGCGCCTCGACGCCACCTTCGCCGCGCTCGCGGACCCAACGCGCAGGGCCATCCTGGCCCGGCTCGCGTCGGGTGAGGCCTCGGTGAGCGAGCTCGCCGAGCCGTTCGCCATGAGCCAGCCCGCCATCTCGAAGCACCTCAAGGTGCTGGAGCGCGCCGGGCTGATTTCACGCGGCCGGGATGCGCAGCGACGGCCTCGCCGACTCGAAGCAGCGCCGCTCGCGGAGGCCACCGGGTGGCTGGAGAACTACCGCCAGTTCTGGGAGGAGAACTTCCAGGCGCTGGACGCCGTGCTCGAGGACTTGAAGGCGCAAGCGTCGCGGTCCCCCACTCCGCGCAAGAGGAGGAAGCAGCCATGA
- a CDS encoding MarR family winged helix-turn-helix transcriptional regulator, whose amino-acid sequence MNRPRTASLKLDAFLPYRLSVAANVVSQRVARVYVEQHGLSTQEWRLIAVLGEDGDRTQQDLVKRTRMDKVPVSRAARALEARGLVRRATSERDARSRRLSLTAAGRRIYERVAPAALAAEAEVLAGLDAHERTLLRSLLERVEHAASAALARDP is encoded by the coding sequence ATGAACCGACCGCGCACCGCGAGCCTGAAACTCGATGCGTTCCTCCCATACCGCCTGTCGGTCGCCGCGAACGTCGTCAGCCAGCGGGTCGCGCGCGTCTACGTGGAGCAGCACGGCCTGAGCACGCAGGAGTGGCGCCTCATCGCCGTGCTGGGGGAGGACGGCGACCGCACGCAGCAGGACCTGGTCAAGCGCACGCGGATGGACAAGGTGCCGGTGAGCCGCGCCGCGCGAGCGCTCGAAGCGCGGGGGCTGGTCCGGCGCGCCACCAGTGAGCGCGATGCCCGGTCGCGGAGGCTGTCGCTGACCGCCGCCGGCCGGCGCATCTACGAACGGGTGGCCCCCGCCGCGCTGGCGGCCGAGGCGGAGGTGCTCGCGGGGCTGGATGCCCATGAGCGCACGCTCCTTCGCTCGCTGCTCGAACGCGTCGAGCACGCCGCGAGCGCGGCCCTGGCCCGCGACCCCTGA
- the hmgA gene encoding homogentisate 1,2-dioxygenase, whose translation MEPLQYLTGFGNEHATEAVSGVLPVGQNTPQQVAFGLYAEQISGTAFTAPRSENRRTWMYRLRPSAAHPPYRKTEARRLRSGPFDEVPPPPNRLRWDPLPLPTDPTTFLEGLFTLGGNGSAAVGDGAAVHLYVANTSMVDTAFFNADGELLIVPQQGALRIVTELGVLAVPPGHVALIPRGVRMRVELPEGPVRGYVCENHGAPFRLPELGPIGSNGLANPRDFRAPVAAFEDVERPTRVVQKFQGHLWETTLDHSPFDVVAWHGSHTPYVYDLARFNTLNTVSFDHPDPSIFTVLTSPSETPGTANCDFVIFPPRWMVAEHTFRPPWFHRNVMSEMMGLIHGVYDAKADQFVPGGASLHNCMSAHGPDRKTYEAAVAASLGPKKIDNTLAFMFETRHVIAPTRAALESPTLQSDYDACWGDLRKAQLPPR comes from the coding sequence ATGGAACCGCTCCAATACCTCACGGGCTTTGGGAACGAGCACGCTACGGAGGCCGTCTCCGGAGTGTTGCCGGTTGGCCAGAACACGCCGCAGCAGGTCGCGTTCGGCCTCTATGCTGAACAGATTTCGGGCACGGCGTTCACCGCGCCGCGTTCGGAGAACCGGCGGACGTGGATGTACCGCCTGCGCCCCAGCGCGGCCCATCCGCCCTACCGGAAGACCGAAGCGCGCCGCCTGCGCAGCGGCCCCTTCGACGAGGTTCCGCCTCCGCCCAACCGGCTGCGCTGGGATCCGCTCCCGCTGCCCACGGACCCGACGACGTTCCTGGAGGGGCTGTTCACGCTGGGGGGCAACGGCTCCGCGGCGGTGGGCGACGGCGCGGCGGTGCACCTGTACGTCGCCAACACGTCCATGGTGGACACCGCGTTCTTCAACGCCGACGGCGAGCTGCTCATCGTCCCGCAGCAGGGCGCGCTCCGCATCGTGACGGAGCTGGGCGTGCTCGCCGTCCCGCCGGGCCACGTCGCACTCATCCCTCGCGGCGTGCGCATGCGCGTGGAGCTGCCTGAAGGGCCCGTGCGCGGCTACGTCTGTGAGAACCACGGCGCGCCGTTCCGGCTCCCGGAGCTGGGGCCCATCGGCTCCAACGGCCTGGCGAACCCGCGGGACTTCCGCGCGCCGGTGGCGGCCTTCGAGGACGTGGAGCGGCCCACGCGCGTGGTGCAGAAGTTCCAGGGGCACCTGTGGGAGACGACGCTGGACCACTCACCGTTCGACGTCGTCGCGTGGCACGGCTCCCACACGCCGTACGTCTATGACCTGGCGCGGTTCAACACCCTCAACACGGTCAGCTTCGACCATCCGGATCCCTCCATCTTCACGGTGCTGACCTCGCCCAGCGAGACGCCGGGGACCGCGAACTGCGACTTCGTCATCTTCCCGCCCCGGTGGATGGTGGCGGAGCACACGTTCCGGCCGCCGTGGTTCCACCGCAACGTGATGAGCGAGATGATGGGCCTCATCCACGGCGTCTATGACGCGAAGGCGGACCAGTTCGTGCCCGGCGGCGCGTCGCTCCACAACTGCATGAGCGCGCACGGGCCGGACCGGAAGACCTACGAGGCCGCGGTCGCCGCGTCGCTGGGTCCCAAGAAGATCGACAACACGCTCGCCTTCATGTTCGAGACGCGCCACGTGATCGCGCCCACGCGCGCCGCGCTCGAAAGCCCGACGTTGCAGTCGGACTACGACGCCTGCTGGGGCGACCTGCGCAAGGCCCAGCTTCCTCCTCGCTGA